Proteins from a single region of Anastrepha ludens isolate Willacy chromosome 5, idAnaLude1.1, whole genome shotgun sequence:
- the LOC128864741 gene encoding GATA zinc finger domain-containing protein 4-like, with translation MGKASPTPSGNRYSILSDSIPKPPKAKRKKPIITEDSFPVLPEPVKTINANDPKFILIKSTDTSNPIAKYSVFAKKKALDSISTEYSSVSILRDGSLLVLTKSNKVAEKFLKCKKFGGLCPVSIELHASLNTCKGTIFDLNLANTEEQEILEGLKSQGVVAVYKFTKICNGEKVPTGRIVLTFNLYKVPYDIDIAWYSVRVEEYFPTPMRCRNCQLLGHTIKRCNNNPTCENCNMPPHNPELCQRTMCANCLGSHSASDKHCPLYLQQKEILKIKTQNKCNYKEAKRLYKIHNPTPVNSKQSYASVANSTQPQSSTLNSNSISLSNCSNSSNDPSIPSQTNHNSYSNGPNKSFDLIKNTNNNYNTTDLQALFSSFITSHNSLPLTTHGSNVNSNLSSFSTQQNIVTTHTVTPQSLSIRNSINSTPNSSLLNNEHNIATTCSSNNATSLSSNLNPTEKQSLTTISYEHLECVDSHLSNKVTKETYTDILNSDHEEPVL, from the coding sequence ATGGGGAAAGCTTCCCCGACCCCTTCGGGGAATCGGTATAGTATACTGTCCGACAGTATACCTAAGCCCCCAAAAGCTAAACGCAAAAAACCCATCATCACTGAAGACTCTTTCCCGGTATTACCGGAACCAGTGAAAACAATCAACGCAAATGAtccgaaatttattttaattaaatcaactGATACCTCCAACCCTATTGCTAAATACAGCGTTTTTGCTAAAAAGAAGGCACTGGATAGCATTAGTACAGAATATAGCTCAGTGAGCATACTTCGCGATGGGAGCCTACTCGTACTAACTAAATCAAATAAAGTGGcggaaaaatttctaaaatgcaaaaagttcgGTGGTTTATGTCCAGTTTCAATTGAATTACACGCATCATTAAATACATGCAAAGGTACTATCTTTGATCTAAATCTTGCGAACACAGAAGAACAAGAGATTCTTGAAGGTCTTAAATCCCAGGGTGTTGTTgctgtatataaatttacaaaaatttgtaacgGAGAAAAAGTCCCAACAGGCCGAATCGTTCTGACATTTAACCTTTACAAGGTCCCATATGACATTGATATCGCTTGGTACTCAGTAAGAGTAGAAGAATATTTCCCAACACCAATGCGATGCAGAAATTGCCAACTGCTCGGGCACACTATCAAAAGATGCAACAACAACCCCACTTGTGAGAATTGCAATATGCCCCCACACAACCCCGAATTATGTCAACGTACCATGTGTGCAAATTGTCTTGGCTCTCATTCAGCTTCTGACAAACACTGCCCTTTATATTtgcaacaaaaagaaatattgaaaataaaaacacagaaCAAGTGTAATTATAAAGAAGCTAAACGTCTGTACAAAATCCATAATCCCACACCCGTTAACTCAAAGCAATCTTATGCATCGGTTGCTAACTCCACACAACCGCAATCAAGTACACTCAATTCAAACTCCATCTCTCTTTCTAACTGTTCAAACAGCTCTAACGACCCATCGATTCCATCACAAACCAATCATAACTCTTACTCTAACGGACCCAATAAATCAttcgatttgataaaaaataccaaTAACAACTACAACACAACAGATCTGCAAGCTCTCTTCTCTTCCTTCATTACTTCACACAACTCTCTTCCTCTTACTACTCACGGCTCTAATGTAAATTCAAACCTCTCATCTTTTTCTACTCAACAAAATATAGTTACTACACACACGGTAACTCCCCAATCTCTTTCGATACGTAACTCTATTAATTCAACACCCAACTCCTCTTTACTCAATAACGAACATAACATTGCTACCACATGCTCTTCAAATAACGCTACATCTCTTTcatccaacctaaatccaacaGAAAAACAATCTCTTACAACCATCTCTTATGAGCACTTGGAATGTGTAGATTCACATCTAAGCAACAAAGTGACTAAAGAAACTTATACAGACATCCTCAACAGCGACCACGAAGAACCCGTACTATAG